Proteins encoded in a region of the Takifugu flavidus isolate HTHZ2018 chromosome 10, ASM371156v2, whole genome shotgun sequence genome:
- the trip13 gene encoding pachytene checkpoint protein 2 homolog — MDGEILEVGNQKPLIHVEVCVKSCSTAAGSDIRTHVLALLKRHSMVFGTYRWTEFDEEFLQKHVDSVFLADLGRIPLDLGNCSLSVHIFTLNEDGPSLLALEEDEELTAASHWMLPAAEFNGIWESLVYEGNVKTKLLDYVTTTIFFSDKNVDSNLISWNRVVLLHGPPGTGKTSLCKALAQKLSIRLSNRYAYGQFVEINSHSLFSKWFSESGKLVTKMFQKIQQLIDDKDAIVFVLIDEVESLTAARKACQAGTEPSDAIRVVNSVLTQLDQIKRHSNVVILTTSNVTEKIDLAFVDRADIKQYIGPPSVNGIYSIYLSCLDELMKCKIIYPREQLFTIFELETMGFAESEVSAHSLILRHIAVKSKGLSGRALRKLPFLAHALFVKTMTVTLAQFLEAMNQAVDAQKEEKANLVNCV; from the exons ATGGATGGTGAAATACTGGAAGTGGGGAACCAAAAACCTTTAATCCACGTTGAAGTCTGTGTAAAAAGCTGTAG CACGGCTGCAGGGTCTGACATCAGGACACATGTTCTCGCTCTTCTGAAGCGCCACAGCATGGTGTTTGGAACTTACAGATGGACAGAGTTTGATGAGGAGTTTCTACAGAAACACGTCGATTCTGTATTTCTGGCTGATCTTGGGCGAATT CCTCTAGACCTGGGGAACTGCTCACTTTCTGTTCACATATtcaccctgaatgaagatggacCCAGCTTGCTCGctctggaggaggatgaggagctgacGGCAGCCAGCCACTGGATGCTGCCGGCAG CTGAATTTAATGGGATTTGGGAGAGTCTGGTCTATGAGGGGAATGTAAAAACAAAG ctgttggaTTACGTTACGACGACCATTTTCTTCTCTGACAAAAACGTGGACAGCAACCTGATTTCCTGGAACCGGGTGGTGCTGCTTCATG GACCCCCAGGCACAGGGAAGACGTCACTGTGCAAAGCACTCGCGCAGAAGCTGTCTATCCGACTGTCAAACCG GTATGCTTACGGCCAGTTTGTGGAGATCAACAGCCACAGCTTGTTCTCCAAGTGGTTTTCAGAG AGTGGTAAACTGGTGACAAAGATGTTTCAAAAGATCCAGCAGCTGATTGACGACAAAGACGCTATTGTTTTTGTTCTGATCGATGAG GTGGAGAGTCTAACGGCAGCCAGGAAGGCCTGCCAGGCTGGAACGGAACCGTCTGACGCCATCCGTGTGGTCAACTCCGTCCTCACTCAGCTGGATCAGATCAAACG ACATTCCAATGTCGTGATCCTAACAACGTCCAACGTGACGGAGAAGATTGACTTGGCATTTGTGGACAGAGCTGACATCAAGCAGTATATCGGACCCCCCTCTGTGAACGGCATATACAGCATTTACCTCTCCTGTCTGGATGAGCTCATGAAG TGTAAGATCATCTACCCCCGCGAGCAGCTCTTCACCATATTTGAGCTTGAGACGATGGGCTTTGCAGAGAGCGAGGTGTCCGCACACAGCTTGATCCTGAGGCATATCGCCGT AAAAAGCAAAGGTTTGAGTGGGAGAGCCCTCAGGAAGCTACCGTTTCTGGCCCATGCGCTGTTTGTAAAG ACAATGACGGTGACCCTTGCACAGTTTCTGGAGGCTATGAACCAAGCTGTTGATgcacaaaaggaagaaaaagcgAACCTGGTCAACTGTGTTTGA
- the mrpl32 gene encoding 39S ribosomal protein L32, mitochondrial, which translates to MNIATVVHRLRWSLLRIEERLLQAAGLDRQLVPALAVNGPGLLPQPPNEDEQPPGFLDSILWMAVPKKRRTIEVNRTRRRAKEKLLKVQTNIEPCPECGHLKQKHILCGFCYAKVCKETTLIRQQIIATEGGPLRAPATETVLIYEGETPRETDKDKRIVELPRKRPAWFSS; encoded by the exons ATGAATATCGCCACAGTGGTTCACAGACTCCGATGGTCTCTGCTCCGCATTGAAGAACGACTCCTGCAGGCGGCTGGACTGGACAGACAGTTAG tTCCAGCCTTGGCAGTAAACGGCCCAGGACTCCTGCCGCAGCCCCCAAATGAAGATGAGCAGCCACCCGGATTCTTGGACAGCATTTTATGGATGGCAGTACCGAAGAAGAGAAGGACTATAGAAGTTAACCGCACCAGGAGGAGAGCTAAAGAAAAACTCCTTAAAGTCCAG accaACATTGAGCCGTGTCCAGAGTGCGGCCATCTCAAACAGAAACACATCTTGTGTGGCTTCTGTTACGCTAAGGTTTGCAAAGAAACCACCCTGATTCGCCAGCAAATCATTGCAACAGAGGGTGGTCCACTGAGAGCTCCAGCCACGGAGACGGTTCTAATATATGAGGGGGAGACACCAAGAGAGACTGACAAAGACAAGCGGATCGTGGAGCTTCCTAGGAAGAGGCCTGCCTGGTTCAGCTCATAA
- the brd9 gene encoding bromodomain-containing protein 9 isoform X2, translating into MGKKHKKHKPEWRTVDDYEDKALEKPLKLVLKVGGSEVTELSGSGHDSSYYDDRSDHERERHKEKKKKKKKKSEKDKDKYVDDEERRRRKEEKRKKREREQNESEAAATTSATGVPVEPFTLSKTISISLEPEEKKKKKDRDRDFEIEPEVEEFRPNMKVEIEQSGDRPVRACRTQQENESTPRQQLLEHFLRQLQRKDPHGFFAFPVTEAIAPGYSTFIKHPMDFSTMKDKIINNEYNTVTEFKADFKLMCDNATVYNRPETVYYKAAKKLLHTGFKMMSKERLLALKRSMSFMQDMDYTQQVAILGDEDLTADIPPPEIIPLPVESAKKSKKQPVKVMKEVISYLYEPEGNACSVTDSTAEEHVLALVEHSADEARDRINRYMPSSKIGHLRKETDGSLLYTVVNQLDPDAEEEETHKVDLSSLSNKLLPGLTTLGFKDDRRHKVTFLSSAYNVQTLQNNSVFPDLQSDEIDMLYSAYGDETGVQCALSLQEFVKGCGSITKRWVDELLDKMTASDHLKAASQIREKRNMVAKPDEANSSVCDMQMSDGTGLGDSGSVLDFMSMKNYPDMSLDISMLNSLGKTVKKEPGHEEGQQHFDDTDKLLQEFQEAQVDRVGSRPSSNLSSLSNASERDQHHLGSPSHLGDQSEMVHDPYEFLQSPEPENTPNS; encoded by the exons ATgggaaaaaagcacaaaaaacatAAGCCGGAATGGAGGACTGTGGATG ACTATGAAGACAAGGCGCTTGAGAAACCGTTGAAGCTTGTGCTCAAAGTGGGAGGGAGTGAGGTGACTGAACTGTCTGGTTCGGGCCATGATTCCAGCTACTACGATGACAGATCGGACCATGAACGCGAACGccacaaagagaagaagaaaaagaagaagaagaagtctgAAAAGGATAAAGACAAATATGTGGATGATGAGGAGAGAAGGCGTCGTAAG gaagaaaagaggaagaagagagaacgAGAACAGAATGAATCAGAAGCAGCAGCTACTACATCTGCCACCGGTGTGCCTGTTGAACCCTTCACATTGTCCAAAACTATAAGTATATCATTAGAG ccagaagagaagaaaaagaagaaagacagagatAGAGATTTTGAGATAGAACCTGAAGTGGAGGAGTTTCGACCCAATATGAAGGTGGAAATAGAACAATCGGGAGACAGACCGGTGCGAGCATGTAGGACACAACAAG AGAACGAATCGACCCCACGTCAGCAACTGCTGGAACACTTTTTGAGGCAACTGCAGAG GAAAGATCCACATGGATTCTTTGCCTTTCCTGTAACGGAAGCAATTGCTCCGGGTTACTCAACATTTATCAAGCATCCTATGGACTTCAGCACCATGAAAGACAAGATTATAAACAATGAATACAATACAGTTACAGAATTTAAG GCGGACTTTAAGCTGATGTGTGACAATGCCACGGTGTACAACCGACCAGAAACTGTTTACTACAAAGCTGCCAAAAAACTGCTTCACACGGGATTCAAGATGATGAGCAAG GAGCGGCTGTTGGCCCTGAAGCGCAGCATGTCGTTCATGCAGGATATGGACTACACCCAGCAGGTTGCCATTTTGGGAGACGAAGACCTGACAGCAGATATCCCACCTCCAGAGATAATCCCCCTCCCAGTGGAATCAGCCAAGAAGTCCAAGAAACAGCCAGTCAAAGTCATGAAGGAAGTCATCAG TTATTTGTATGAACCAGAGGGAAATGCTTGCAGCGTGACTGACAGCACAGCAGAAGAGCACGTTCTCGCTCTTGTTGAACATTCAGCCGATGAAGCTCGGGATCGGATCAACAGATACATGCCGAGCTCCAAG ATTGGTCACTTGCGTAAAGAGACAGATGGCTCTCTCCTTTATACTGTTGTAAATCAACTTGATCCTGATGCAGAAG AAGAGGAGACTCACAAAGTAGACCTGAGTTCGCTGTCTAATAAGCTTCTTCCTGGATTAACGACACTCGGATTCAAGGATGACAGGAGACATAAAG TCACGTTCCTCAGCAGTGCCTACAACGTCCAGACCCTTCAAAACAACTCGGTCTTTCCTGACCTGCAGTCTGATGAGATTGACATGCTCTACTCGGCCTACGGCGATGAAACAGGCGTGCAGTGTGCCCTCAG CTTGCAGGAGTTTGTTAAAGGCTGCGGAAGCATCACCAAGCGTTGGGTGGATGAACTCCTAGACAAAATGACTGCGAGCGACCACCTTAAAGCTGCCTCCCAAATCCGAGAG aAAAGAAACATGGTGGCCAAACCCGATGAGGCCAATTCCAGTGTGTGTGACATGCAG ATGTCTGATGGTACAGGCCTGGGAGACAGTGGCTCAGTGCTAGACTTCATGTCTATGAAGAACTACCCTGACATGTCTCTGGATATATCCATGCTCAACTCATTAG GGAAAACAGTGAAAAAAGAGCCGGGGCACGAGGAGGGCCAGCAGCACTTTGATGACACGGACAAACTCCTGCAGGAGTTCCAGGAGGCTCAGGTTGACAGAGTCGGCTCCAGACCATCATCAAACCTGTCATCGCTGTCCAATGCTTCAGAGAGAGACCAGCATCACTTAG GGAGTCCGTCACACCTGGGTGACCAGTCGGAAATGGTTCATGATCCTTATGAGTTCCTGCAGTCTCCAGAGCCAGAGAATACACCCAACAGCTGA
- the brd9 gene encoding bromodomain-containing protein 9 isoform X3, giving the protein MKVEIEQSGDRPVRACRTQQENESTPRQQLLEHFLRQLQRKDPHGFFAFPVTEAIAPGYSTFIKHPMDFSTMKDKIINNEYNTVTEFKADFKLMCDNATVYNRPETVYYKAAKKLLHTGFKMMSKERLLALKRSMSFMQDMDYTQQVAILGDEDLTADIPPPEIIPLPVESAKKSKKQPVKVMKEVISYLYEPEGNACSVTDSTAEEHVLALVEHSADEARDRINRYMPSSKIGHLRKETDGSLLYTVVNQLDPDAEEEETHKVDLSSLSNKLLPGLTTLGFKDDRRHKVTFLSSAYNVQTLQNNSVFPDLQSDEIDMLYSAYGDETGVQCALSLQEFVKGCGSITKRWVDELLDKMTASDHLKAASQIREKRNMVAKPDEANSSVCDMQRISVQMSDGTGLGDSGSVLDFMSMKNYPDMSLDISMLNSLGKTVKKEPGHEEGQQHFDDTDKLLQEFQEAQVDRVGSRPSSNLSSLSNASERDQHHLGSPSHLGDQSEMVHDPYEFLQSPEPENTPNS; this is encoded by the exons ATGAAGGTGGAAATAGAACAATCGGGAGACAGACCGGTGCGAGCATGTAGGACACAACAAG AGAACGAATCGACCCCACGTCAGCAACTGCTGGAACACTTTTTGAGGCAACTGCAGAG GAAAGATCCACATGGATTCTTTGCCTTTCCTGTAACGGAAGCAATTGCTCCGGGTTACTCAACATTTATCAAGCATCCTATGGACTTCAGCACCATGAAAGACAAGATTATAAACAATGAATACAATACAGTTACAGAATTTAAG GCGGACTTTAAGCTGATGTGTGACAATGCCACGGTGTACAACCGACCAGAAACTGTTTACTACAAAGCTGCCAAAAAACTGCTTCACACGGGATTCAAGATGATGAGCAAG GAGCGGCTGTTGGCCCTGAAGCGCAGCATGTCGTTCATGCAGGATATGGACTACACCCAGCAGGTTGCCATTTTGGGAGACGAAGACCTGACAGCAGATATCCCACCTCCAGAGATAATCCCCCTCCCAGTGGAATCAGCCAAGAAGTCCAAGAAACAGCCAGTCAAAGTCATGAAGGAAGTCATCAG TTATTTGTATGAACCAGAGGGAAATGCTTGCAGCGTGACTGACAGCACAGCAGAAGAGCACGTTCTCGCTCTTGTTGAACATTCAGCCGATGAAGCTCGGGATCGGATCAACAGATACATGCCGAGCTCCAAG ATTGGTCACTTGCGTAAAGAGACAGATGGCTCTCTCCTTTATACTGTTGTAAATCAACTTGATCCTGATGCAGAAG AAGAGGAGACTCACAAAGTAGACCTGAGTTCGCTGTCTAATAAGCTTCTTCCTGGATTAACGACACTCGGATTCAAGGATGACAGGAGACATAAAG TCACGTTCCTCAGCAGTGCCTACAACGTCCAGACCCTTCAAAACAACTCGGTCTTTCCTGACCTGCAGTCTGATGAGATTGACATGCTCTACTCGGCCTACGGCGATGAAACAGGCGTGCAGTGTGCCCTCAG CTTGCAGGAGTTTGTTAAAGGCTGCGGAAGCATCACCAAGCGTTGGGTGGATGAACTCCTAGACAAAATGACTGCGAGCGACCACCTTAAAGCTGCCTCCCAAATCCGAGAG aAAAGAAACATGGTGGCCAAACCCGATGAGGCCAATTCCAGTGTGTGTGACATGCAG CGTATTTCCGTACAGATGTCTGATGGTACAGGCCTGGGAGACAGTGGCTCAGTGCTAGACTTCATGTCTATGAAGAACTACCCTGACATGTCTCTGGATATATCCATGCTCAACTCATTAG GGAAAACAGTGAAAAAAGAGCCGGGGCACGAGGAGGGCCAGCAGCACTTTGATGACACGGACAAACTCCTGCAGGAGTTCCAGGAGGCTCAGGTTGACAGAGTCGGCTCCAGACCATCATCAAACCTGTCATCGCTGTCCAATGCTTCAGAGAGAGACCAGCATCACTTAG GGAGTCCGTCACACCTGGGTGACCAGTCGGAAATGGTTCATGATCCTTATGAGTTCCTGCAGTCTCCAGAGCCAGAGAATACACCCAACAGCTGA
- the brd9 gene encoding bromodomain-containing protein 9 isoform X1, translating to MGKKHKKHKPEWRTVDDYEDKALEKPLKLVLKVGGSEVTELSGSGHDSSYYDDRSDHERERHKEKKKKKKKKSEKDKDKYVDDEERRRRKEEKRKKREREQNESEAAATTSATGVPVEPFTLSKTISISLEPEEKKKKKDRDRDFEIEPEVEEFRPNMKVEIEQSGDRPVRACRTQQENESTPRQQLLEHFLRQLQRKDPHGFFAFPVTEAIAPGYSTFIKHPMDFSTMKDKIINNEYNTVTEFKADFKLMCDNATVYNRPETVYYKAAKKLLHTGFKMMSKERLLALKRSMSFMQDMDYTQQVAILGDEDLTADIPPPEIIPLPVESAKKSKKQPVKVMKEVISYLYEPEGNACSVTDSTAEEHVLALVEHSADEARDRINRYMPSSKIGHLRKETDGSLLYTVVNQLDPDAEEEETHKVDLSSLSNKLLPGLTTLGFKDDRRHKVTFLSSAYNVQTLQNNSVFPDLQSDEIDMLYSAYGDETGVQCALSLQEFVKGCGSITKRWVDELLDKMTASDHLKAASQIREKRNMVAKPDEANSSVCDMQRISVQMSDGTGLGDSGSVLDFMSMKNYPDMSLDISMLNSLGKTVKKEPGHEEGQQHFDDTDKLLQEFQEAQVDRVGSRPSSNLSSLSNASERDQHHLGSPSHLGDQSEMVHDPYEFLQSPEPENTPNS from the exons ATgggaaaaaagcacaaaaaacatAAGCCGGAATGGAGGACTGTGGATG ACTATGAAGACAAGGCGCTTGAGAAACCGTTGAAGCTTGTGCTCAAAGTGGGAGGGAGTGAGGTGACTGAACTGTCTGGTTCGGGCCATGATTCCAGCTACTACGATGACAGATCGGACCATGAACGCGAACGccacaaagagaagaagaaaaagaagaagaagaagtctgAAAAGGATAAAGACAAATATGTGGATGATGAGGAGAGAAGGCGTCGTAAG gaagaaaagaggaagaagagagaacgAGAACAGAATGAATCAGAAGCAGCAGCTACTACATCTGCCACCGGTGTGCCTGTTGAACCCTTCACATTGTCCAAAACTATAAGTATATCATTAGAG ccagaagagaagaaaaagaagaaagacagagatAGAGATTTTGAGATAGAACCTGAAGTGGAGGAGTTTCGACCCAATATGAAGGTGGAAATAGAACAATCGGGAGACAGACCGGTGCGAGCATGTAGGACACAACAAG AGAACGAATCGACCCCACGTCAGCAACTGCTGGAACACTTTTTGAGGCAACTGCAGAG GAAAGATCCACATGGATTCTTTGCCTTTCCTGTAACGGAAGCAATTGCTCCGGGTTACTCAACATTTATCAAGCATCCTATGGACTTCAGCACCATGAAAGACAAGATTATAAACAATGAATACAATACAGTTACAGAATTTAAG GCGGACTTTAAGCTGATGTGTGACAATGCCACGGTGTACAACCGACCAGAAACTGTTTACTACAAAGCTGCCAAAAAACTGCTTCACACGGGATTCAAGATGATGAGCAAG GAGCGGCTGTTGGCCCTGAAGCGCAGCATGTCGTTCATGCAGGATATGGACTACACCCAGCAGGTTGCCATTTTGGGAGACGAAGACCTGACAGCAGATATCCCACCTCCAGAGATAATCCCCCTCCCAGTGGAATCAGCCAAGAAGTCCAAGAAACAGCCAGTCAAAGTCATGAAGGAAGTCATCAG TTATTTGTATGAACCAGAGGGAAATGCTTGCAGCGTGACTGACAGCACAGCAGAAGAGCACGTTCTCGCTCTTGTTGAACATTCAGCCGATGAAGCTCGGGATCGGATCAACAGATACATGCCGAGCTCCAAG ATTGGTCACTTGCGTAAAGAGACAGATGGCTCTCTCCTTTATACTGTTGTAAATCAACTTGATCCTGATGCAGAAG AAGAGGAGACTCACAAAGTAGACCTGAGTTCGCTGTCTAATAAGCTTCTTCCTGGATTAACGACACTCGGATTCAAGGATGACAGGAGACATAAAG TCACGTTCCTCAGCAGTGCCTACAACGTCCAGACCCTTCAAAACAACTCGGTCTTTCCTGACCTGCAGTCTGATGAGATTGACATGCTCTACTCGGCCTACGGCGATGAAACAGGCGTGCAGTGTGCCCTCAG CTTGCAGGAGTTTGTTAAAGGCTGCGGAAGCATCACCAAGCGTTGGGTGGATGAACTCCTAGACAAAATGACTGCGAGCGACCACCTTAAAGCTGCCTCCCAAATCCGAGAG aAAAGAAACATGGTGGCCAAACCCGATGAGGCCAATTCCAGTGTGTGTGACATGCAG CGTATTTCCGTACAGATGTCTGATGGTACAGGCCTGGGAGACAGTGGCTCAGTGCTAGACTTCATGTCTATGAAGAACTACCCTGACATGTCTCTGGATATATCCATGCTCAACTCATTAG GGAAAACAGTGAAAAAAGAGCCGGGGCACGAGGAGGGCCAGCAGCACTTTGATGACACGGACAAACTCCTGCAGGAGTTCCAGGAGGCTCAGGTTGACAGAGTCGGCTCCAGACCATCATCAAACCTGTCATCGCTGTCCAATGCTTCAGAGAGAGACCAGCATCACTTAG GGAGTCCGTCACACCTGGGTGACCAGTCGGAAATGGTTCATGATCCTTATGAGTTCCTGCAGTCTCCAGAGCCAGAGAATACACCCAACAGCTGA